CTTGGCCTAGCCTTCATGGCATTGCCCAACGTGTTCACTTCTATGGGAGAGGTTGGAAGGTTCTTCGGAACAATATGGTTCCTCCTGCTATTCTTCGCTGGCTGGACATCAGCCATCGCAATGTACAACTATCTGACAGCCCTCCTAGAGGAAGACCTTAAAATTAACAGGAAAATAGGAGCAGTATTAGTATTCCTTATATACCTAATGCTGGGACTGCCAGTAGCCCTTGACCCCACGCTCACGTATTTCGCAGAATTAGACAACTGGGTTGGGTCTTACCTGCTCGTACTGCTTGGCTTGTTCGACGTGATAGTGGCCGTATGGCTGTTCAAGCCGAATAACCTGTGGAAGGAGCTACACGAGGGTGCGTTGATAAAAGTTCCAACATTCTTCAAATACGTATTGATGACTCTAACACCTCTCTACATCATAATACTGCTGATAGGGACGACCATAGACTACTACAACCAGGGCATCTTTGCACAGAGTGACCCGTTAATAGTGCAAGCCAGGATAGCGATCATCATAATACTAATATTAGGTGCGATCGAAACCTACCTCGCAATATCCAGAAAATACAGGGAGGAGCTGGCTAAGAATCAGGTTATCGTAAAAGTTGAGTAAGGGTGAGATCATGGACCCGGATGCCCTTGCGTTCTTGATTGGCTCATGGCTATTCATATTAATATTAACGGCCTACTGTTTTACAAAATTGTTTAAACCGAAGAAATAGTTTTTTACCCCTCCTCTTATCTCATTTTTTCGTGGACAATATGGATTCTACAGCTTATTTGAGAGAGGTTATGGAAAATCTAGACAGGCTCAGAGGGAACAGGAAACTTAGTGGTTTAAAACTGGAGAAAGATATCGACCAGGCCAAGGAGGCCGTAGAATACAGTATTAGATACATGGTTCGGAATAATATTGAATACGCTAAAAGCTTGAGAGAAAAGAGTTTTGAAATTCTTTCAAAAGTAGAAACGCTTAAACAAGCACCCATACCTAAAGCTCTAGTAGATGATTTGAAACTGTTCCTGAAGTACTGCAAGATGAGTGTATACGAGTTTACAGATAGAATTAGGGATGTCCGCAGGGCCTACCGCTCATATCTTTGGGGCATGATCATTTTTCTACTGCTCGGAGGCACCTACAGAATCGAGTTCGCCGTCTCGGCAATCGTCCTAGCATTCCCCATAATTCTCGCGATGGGGGGTCTGAGGAGAAGGAGGGAAACCGGGTTGATGCTTGCGTACGCTACAATGCCATTGCCAATGGTTATTTTCGTAATGATGCTGACCTATGCTTTCTACGCTTTTAACAACCCGGAGGAAATCTCCTTTATAGCCTCAGCGTACGGGGTTTCAACCGAGGTTGCTTACCTACTCGTAGCACTAGTTTCACTTGGCAGCCTCGTAGGCCTCATCCTCCTATCATATGCGTTGAAGAAGCTGGTGGAGAACCGTTACGCATTCTTCTAAGTTTTCAGCCGAGCAGTCTAAGGAAAATACTGAGGTCGTAAAGGTTTCTGTAGCACTTGCAGGAGGCATCGTAATGAGCAAATCCTATCACGGATTTTTCCTCGGGTTCAAGAACTGCGACAATACCGTCCACTGGCTCGTACCTTGTCAAAACGCTTGTTTCGAAAACGTCTCTTCCATATAGGAAGAGCTCCGAAGCCTTGTAGGTCACTACTATTGCGGCTCTAAAATGATTGTTTGCAAAAATTTTTTCCACCAAGCTTATTGAGGGCAACAATCTTTTTTCATGGAAAACCCCTGTCCAGAAACCCTCGTAGATTACTCGCCGCTCCCTCGCCCTGCGGTTCGTGCTCCATAAAAGGCAGTCCGTGCCGAAGCATGTAGCGAAATTATACTGGCCTATAAAATCATCGAGGTCTGCGCTCCACAACTTCCTCGTAATAGCCTTTAAACTGTTCAACCACTTACGGGGAAGGGGAAATACTTTTAACTCGGAAGTCAAACTTTTCATCTTCTCGTCCTCCTCAGCAAGCAGGTTGTGAACCCGAAAGTTCCATGGACATGTGGCCAAAGCCTGACACATTTGTCGAGCTCTTCGTGAAACACCATGCCACCGTATTGTTTAATCCATGGGGAGTATTCGAAGAGTTTGACAGGAGGGGGAACCACTTCCACGTCTTTTCTCTTATCAAGTATTTTCGAAACAACATACTCATTCTCCTCTGGCGCTATACTACATGTCGAGTATGCTATAATCCCCTCCTCATCCAACATGTCAATCAGGGAGTCGAGCAGTTCGATCTCCCTCTTAACCATTAAAGCAAGCTCGTAAATGCTTGTACGGGTTCTTCTCCCCGGGTCAACGGATATCCTGCCTTCACCGCTACAAGGGGCATCTAGAAGTATTCTTCCAAATTTTCTGTTAAACACCTTGGAAATTTTTCTCGCATCGCTCCATGTCACAACCACGTTTTCTATACGCATCCTGGTGATGTGCCCTATTAAGCTTCTCAATCTTCTCAGAACGAGATCGTTAGCATAAACTATTCCTTTACCATAGACTTTTTCAGCTAAGAAAGTTGTTTTCCCGCCTGGTGCGGCACAGGCATCTAATATATCCCCACTATACTCGTGTGTTAAAAGAAGGACTGGCAAGAGGCTCGAAGAATCTCTGTGTAAGTAGTAATATCCTTTCAAATACTCTAGGGTTGCACCGGGGCTCGGCTGTTCAGGGGCCTCTATGATTTTAAAAGCACTATCACACCATGATAGTCTCTCAAGCTTAAACCCTTTCTCCTCCAAGGACGATTTAAGCCTATCGGGACTGATTCGAAGAGTGTTAGCGCGAATAACAGGTTTAACCGGTTTTTCAAACGATCCTAACATTTCAATGGCCCCCGCCTCCCCTAAAATTCTCATATATCTCTCGGCCATGTACGGTAGAATCCTATATTTAGATGAGAGTTCATGGGCTTTTTCAGACGGCTTCACAAATATTTCCTTCAATATCTCTAAAACGTCTTCCTCCAACCGAACCTCCGTGAAAAATACTGTGTTTTTCTCATAAAATTGTTAATGCCCACCCGGTGGCAAGGCCCGCGGCAAAAGCGAGTGCGAAGCCGAGGTACCAATACCACAGTATTCTAATCACTAGTCTCAAGTTAACGTTTCCAACGCCTTTAGCCAAGCCAACCCCTGCGACGCTTCCTAGGACTAACCCGGTCATCGAGCTGGGCAAGCCCATTCTTGTAAGGAAAAGTGTGGTGACGGAGGCTGAGAAATTCGCGATAAACGCCGAGTCATTGTTTAAAACCGTTATCTCCTCCCCGATGGTTCGAGCAACCCTCAACCCCCATGTTATAATCCCCGCTGACAAACCTCCAGAACATAGTAATAGTGCGAAGGGATTCACAGTTAAACCTTCTTCAGGGGTAGAGTTTAGAGATAACGCAGCAATGACGCCTGTGAGCGGGGCTGCTGAGTTCGCAACGTCATGGGCACCGTGTGTAAAGGCTATCATCCCCGAAGACAACGCTAGGGCTTCAGGCGGGAATATTCTACCAGTGTCTAACTCCAATTTTCTAGTCGCTCCAGCAGCCTTGATTAAGGAGTATATGGGAATAGCGTTGAAGACCGCCAAGACAGTCGCAATTAATACATACCAGTAGTACTCCAGCCCCGTGGGCGGTGTCAACAATAATACTGTCGAGACACTGAATATGTTAAAATAAGTCACCACTAAAATGACAATCATCCATGGTTTTTTAAACCCTATGAAAAACTCGTAAAGCTTGTAAGAAAGTAACCCGGCAACTATTCCTAAAATAGGCAAAACAATCCATAAACCCAGTAGTCCTGAGACAAGCGCTAAATTAGTTGCCCTTCCCCCGGTATTGCCAAGTGAAAAACCTGTTAAAACACCTATTAAGGTTTGAGTAATACTGAATGGTATTCTTCTCCTCGTCACGGCGAGTATCAATAAAAACGTGATAAACATGGCGATTGTTAGTCCAACAGCGTAGGATATAGGGTTAAAAGCCGCTGGATTAACCACTTTTCTCAAAATAGTCTCGGAGATAAAACCTCCATATAAAACTCCACCCACAAATTCCGCAACCCCTGCTATTATAAGAGCTCTCCTCAGGGGAAGAGCTTTTGCTCCTATCAGAGTTCCCAGGCTGTTTCCAGCATTATTGGCTCCATCTATCCATGCCAGTAAAAAAGCTACTAGGCTGGCAACCCCTATTCCAATGATGTTGATTGATAACACTTTCTATTCATCTCGCAAGCCATCTAGGAAACAAATTCTTTTTAACCTATGTGATATAAAAACTTTACCATGGAATGTGAGATAAGTAAAAAAGCTATTTGATGACCATCCCTTTCAAGCTTTTAATCCATTCCTCAGTGGCTTCCGAAGCAAATGCTGCGGCAAGTTTCGACGCATTATAAACGTCCTCTAGATCCAACACTTCCACAGGGCTGTGGATGTATCTGGATGGGATGGAGATTGTTCCAGCGGGAACACCATCCTTGTTCAAGGCTATAATAGAAGCGTCTGTGGTGCCTCCGGGAACAACATCGAGCTGGTAGGGTATTTTATGCTTCTCGGCCAGAGTGACCAGGAAGTCTACTACTTTCGGATGAGCGATTAAGCCCGTTGCATTCCTTCCATCAACGATTTTAATGGCAGGCCCTTTTCCAAGCCTGGTAAACCACTCACTCTTGGCCACGCCGGGTACGTCGCTCGCGATAGTGACGTCCACCGCTAACGCCACGTCGGGTGTTATACCGTAGGCCGATGTTCTAGCACCTTTTAATCCTACCTCTTCCTGCACCGTGAACACGAAGTACGCGTCCACTTCGGGCTGACCCATCATTTCCAATGCTTTAATCAACGCTGCAACCCCAACCCTGTCATCGAAGGCCTTGCCTGTTATGCGGTTACCTGAGAGCTCGGATACATCCCTATCGAAAACTACGATATCTCCGTTTCTAACGCCGAGCTTCTCTACTTCCTCCTTTGAGGAAGCCCCTACGTCTATAAACAACTCCCTTAGCTCTGGAACCTTCTGAGCCTCCTCGGGCTTTATGACGTGCGGAGGCTTCAATCCTATAACCCCGCGAATCATCCGGCCGGTCCTTGTTACAACAATGACCCTCTGGTAGAGGAGGGTTCTCTCGAGAACTCCTCCTATTGGTATCGCCCTCAAGAACCCATCGTCCTCGATGTGGGAAACGAATAACCCTATCTCATCCATGTGTGCTGCTAGCATTAGTCTTCTATCGCTGGTCTTGCCCTTCTTAACAGCTATCACGTTTCCCCACGCATCAATCCACAGTCTATCCGCATACGGCTTTACCAGCTCGACAACCTTATCTCTAACCCTGTGTTCATAGCCGCTTGGCCCCGGTAATTGAGTTAACTCCTTTATCAAGAGTAATAATTCCTCTCTCCAAGACATGCGACTCACCAACAATAACTAGTGATGGTTAAAATATTAACTTATCGCAGAAATCCGAGAGTTGCCCCTATTTTCTCGAAATCCAGTAGTTTCGAATGGTTTAAAAGCTTTATTTCTTGCTCGCCTGTCAAAGCGTACATGGAAGATGATTTAGATTCATAGAGGTAAAGAATGAATGCTTTTCTAACATCCGCGTTCAAGATTTCATCGCGATAACCAAGCAATGATGAAAGCTCATTCATAAACCTGTACTGTGTTAGGAGACGATAATACTGTATATCGGCATCGCTTGATTTCCCGCCAAAAATTATTAATCTCTTCAATATCCCCTTACTCTCCCCCTCAGCCTTTCTCTTCTCAGACGCCTCACCTATTTTACCTAGGAATTCTCTTTTAGTGTTCACAAGATAAGCCTCTATTTCACTCTTGCTACATAGTTTGGAATCATCGGGCGCCACTGGAAATCCCCGCGGATGTGTTAGCAAAATGTCGTTCAATGTTGACATAGGTAGTTTGAACGATAATAACAGCCTATCACCCATGATCGGGTTCTTTAAAAACTTGAAGAAGAAGCAGTCAAAACCGTAGACAGTGCTAGCCTCGTAAGGTTGTATTAGTCCTGTTGGAACCCAGAAGCAGTAATTCCCTTTCTCACATTTGCTCAATAATTTATCCGCAACGTGTAAATAACCCAGCAAAGACCTCACCGTTAATGATTGAGAAAGAGATTGTAAAAAACCTTACTTCCTGATAAAGTGAACAGGCTCCCCTAGTAAGTATTCCGCAACATCTCTAAGAGACTCTGCAACAGTTAAATGAGGATACGGAACTGAGGTTGCCTCCTTAAAGGAAAGCCTCCCGAGGTAGAGGGGAAGATATGCGGATATAACTTCGGAAGCATTAGGCGAGACTACTTGGATGCCGAAGACTTTCTCGCTTTTCTCGTCCAATAGTATTTTGACAAAGGAGTTTCTACCACCTTTTATTTTCACGGCGGCCAAGTAGTAAATAGGCAGTTTTACTTTAACGTATTTAATACCCATCGTTGACAACTCCTTCTCGGTATATCCAACGCTGGCCACTTCTAGCCCTGTGAAAATAGTTATTGGAACGAGATGATAGTCTAGCTTAAAAGTTTCCCTTCCAGCTATTTTCTTCGCCACCGCGACGCTCTCTAGTATTGCCTTGTGAGCCAGCTGTGGCCCGCCGATGACGTCACCGGTTGCATAAATGTTTTCAACGTTTGTCCTGCACTCATCATTCACGATTACGTATCCCTTTTTGTCCAAGGAAATGCCTGCCTCCTCCAAGCCAACACCCTTGGTCTTGGGGGTTCTTCCAGTCGCTATCAAAACTTTGTCAACCGTCAAAATCTCCCCATTAGAAAGTTTCACGTTGTACTTGCCCCCGGATTTCTCAACATTCTCGACACTAGTCTTTTCCCTCACCTTCACCCCGTTGCCTGCTAGATAGGTCTTAAGTGCTTGAGCGATATCCTTATCTGTGAACGGTAGTATATGATCCATTATCTCAACAACCGTTACCTCTACACCGTTTTTGGAGAATACGTTCGCCATTTCAACCCCTATTACTCCTCCCCCGACAATGAGGATACTGGAGGGTTTCTCCCTCATGAAGAGCGCTTCCCTATTGCTGAGGATGCCTTCCCCGTCGAATTTTACATGGGGCAGTTGCGAGGGATCTGTGCCAAGCGCCAATATGATCTTATCAGCTTCCACTTCCCTCTTAGACCCATCCTCGGAAATAGTGACTTGGTGAGGATTCTTTAAAACCCCTTTCCCGCTTAAAACCTCGACACCGCTTGCTTCTAGGAGATACTTTATCCCTTCTCTCGTTTCCTCAACAATGCTTTTAGCCCAGTCGACAACATCTTCCCATTTATAGCTTGCTTGTCCCTTTACCTTTTCGACAACCCTAACCGCTTCGGCCACTTGATATAATGCTTTGCTCGGGACACATCCCCAGTTTGTGCATTCTCCCCCTATCAGCTTCTCCTCAACCACGGCTACTTTGAACCCGCGCTGAGCCAGATATACTGCCCCGGGATACCCCCCTGTTCCAGACCCGATGATTACCACGTCGTATTTCATTTAATCTCTCCCTTCACCCTTTTCAAATGAAGTCTCCACGTAGGGGTAACCGTGGATGGGTGATTAGCTTTTACCAAGTCTATTCTCCCTACAGAAGTGTTGACCGGCCATTTCTTCGGCTCCTTGGGGTCTTGATATGCTATTCTGCTGATTTCCTTCAATCTTTCAGCATATTTCTCAATGTTCTCAATGGTTTCAGTCTCAGTGAACTCTGTCATCAAGGCCTCCTTAACTATTAGCGGGAAGTATATTGTCGGAGCGTAGAAGCCTGCGTCAAGCAAACCCTTTGCTACATCCTCGGCTGTAACACCTAACTCTTCCATCATGGGCTGAGCGCTCAACACCACTTCATGCTTTCTGAACCTGCCTTTTCCGTATGGAATCTCGTACCCTTTCACGTTCTCCATTAGCTTCATGAAGTAGTTTGTGTTTAACACTGCAAGCTCTGTAACCTTCCTCAATCCTTCATTACCCATCATCAATATGTATGTGTAGCCCCAGATTAGCGGCGTAATGTTGCCGAAGAATGCTTTCAAGAACCCTATGCTATTCTCGCCAGGAGCTTTCAACCTGTATTTCCCGGTCTTCTCATCGTAGATGACATAATAGCCTGGAAGTAGGTCGCTTAGCCTGATGTTTTTCTCAGCATCAACAACTCTATCTTTAATACATACTGGTCCCGCCCCGGGTCCACCGCCTCCGTGCGGGGCTCCAAACGTCTTGTGGACATTTAAGTGGGCAATGTCGAATCCCATATCTCCTGGTCTAGCGTAACCCATTATCCCGTTCAAGTTTGCTCCGTCATAATATAGTAACCCGTCTACACTGTGAATTAACCGTGCTATCTCTAGAATATTCTCTTCGAACAAGCCTAGGGTGCTGGGATTCGTAATCATCAAGCCTGCTGTTGACTCGCCGACAACGCTTTTTAGGGCCTCCAAGTCAACGTTGCCATCGCTGTTAGACGGGATTTCGACCACTTTAAACCCGCCCATGGCTGCGCTCGCAGGGTTTGTCCCGTGAGCCGAGTCCGGCACAATTATCTCTGTCTTCTTATCTATCTGCCCCTTCAGCTCATGGTATTTTCTAATCAGCAGTATTCCTGCCAGCTCGCCATGGGCTCCTGCTGCTGGGTGTAGACTACAGTAGTCCATCCCTGTGATGTTAGCGAGCCATTTCTGCATCTCATAGATCATCTCCAGTAGCCCCTGCACTGTATCCTCATCCTGTAAGGGGTGGAGCCCGAGTATTCTAGGATCGCTTGCCACCTCCCAGGCTATTCTGGGGTTATACTTCATAGTGCATGAGCCGAGGGGTACCGGTCCGTTGTCGACTCCATAGGCCATCTCGGTTAACCGGGTGAAATGCCTCATAACGTCTACTTCACTTAACTCTGGGAGGTCTGGATCGATTGTCCTCGCCATGTCCTCGCTCAGCTTTATCGAGCCAACCTTTTCCTTAACTTCTTTCTCAGGCTCAGGAACTAGGAAGCCTCTTCTCCCTTTAACGCTTAACTCAAAGATTAGAGGTTCTGACCATTTAGCCTGCCTGAACATCTCACCCACCTCCTGTAAGAATCTCTTTGAGAAGATCAACTAGCTTATCGATATCGGTTTTAAAGTGTAGTTCCGTGAAAGCCCATAGCGATGCTTCGCCCAGCTCCGGATATAGGTGTCCTATGTAGAGGCCTCCGTGAACGCCCCTATCCAGTAGTTTCTTATGCACTTCTCTATAGGTTTTTCCAAACCCGTTTAACGATACTGCGAACTCGTTAAAGAATTCGCCGCTGAAAACTCTGTTCAACCCGATTTCACTAAACCTTGAAGCAGCGTAATGCGCTCTGTAGTAATTGAGCTCGGCGAGTTTTCTCAAACCAGTTTTACCAAGCAACGATAGATATACTGCTACTCCGATAGCAGCCAGCGCTTCATTAGTACAGATGTTCGATGTCGCCTTTTCCCTCTTAATGTGTTGCTCACGAGCTTGGAGAATCATTGCGAAAGCTCTCTGGCCCCCTTCCTGCGTCGTGGTTAATCCAATAATCCTTCCGGGCATCTGCCTTATTAGGTTCTGATCATATCTTACCGCGAAAATGCCGAGGTAGGGTCCCCCGTAATTTAATCCGAGGCCGAAGGGTTGACCATCACCTACCGCGATATCGGCGCCCACCTCGCCGGGAGCCTTCAACAACCCTAGGCTCACGGGGTAGACGCCTGTGATGTAAAGCGCGCCTTTCTCTCGAACAATCTCGCCAACTGTTTTTGCGTTTTCAATCACTCCGAAGAAATTCGGGTACTGTAAGTAAACGCCTGCGGTTTCGGAATCTACTTTGCTCTTTAAATCTTCAATGTCAATAGAGCCTTTTTCTCGGTCGTAGCGTACCCTTTCAATTCTCACTCCCTGGGGCCATAAGTACGTCTCAATTACTTTGAAGTGGAAGGGGTTGACATTGTAGGGTACTACTACCTTTCTCCGCCCTTTTTTCACTCTCACACTCATCAACAAAGCCTCGGCGATAGCTGACGCCCAGTCATACATTGAAGCGTTCACAACCTCCATCTGGAGTAACTCAGCCATCAAGCTCTGATACTCGAAAATCGCCTGCATCAAGCCCTGGGAGATCTCCGCTTGATATGGAGTGTAAGCTGTTAAGAACTCGCCCCTCGACAATATGTATTTAACCAGTGGTGGAACATAGTGAGGATAGACGCCTCCCCCCATGTAGGGCGGTGGATTAAAGATTTTGTTCTTCGACAGCTTTTCCTCAATAATTCTCTTAGCCTCCAGTTCAGAAAGCATACGTCCTTTACCTATTTCAAGACTCATCCATTTTTCTTGGCTTATTCTCGCCTCGGGAGGAATATCCTTAAACAATTGCTCAACGCTGGAGATTCCTATAGTCTCCAACATCTTCTTAACGGTTTCATGGGAAGAATTGGGTATCCATGGATGTGTAGACATGACTACACCAGATATTAATCTATAACTACTCTTATTTAAACTAAGGGCGGTAGGGTTTATTTTCTAAATTGAGGCTTAATATTATATTGGCGATGAGCTTGCCCAAGATCGCATTATTAGAATACTATATTGAAAAACTAGGTGCTGAAACAGGATTATTCGGGGATTGGGAAGTCCCTTACAGGTATACCAACGCTATTGAAGAACACGTTAATGTGAGAAATAATGTAGGTGTTTTCGACGTATCCCACATGGGCAGGATTGTCCTACGGGGGCCGGACGTACTACCTTTAGCGCAATACTTGTACACTAAAGATGTTTCA
This region of Thermosphaera aggregans genomic DNA includes:
- the lpdA gene encoding dihydrolipoyl dehydrogenase, with protein sequence MKYDVVIIGSGTGGYPGAVYLAQRGFKVAVVEEKLIGGECTNWGCVPSKALYQVAEAVRVVEKVKGQASYKWEDVVDWAKSIVEETREGIKYLLEASGVEVLSGKGVLKNPHQVTISEDGSKREVEADKIILALGTDPSQLPHVKFDGEGILSNREALFMREKPSSILIVGGGVIGVEMANVFSKNGVEVTVVEIMDHILPFTDKDIAQALKTYLAGNGVKVREKTSVENVEKSGGKYNVKLSNGEILTVDKVLIATGRTPKTKGVGLEEAGISLDKKGYVIVNDECRTNVENIYATGDVIGGPQLAHKAILESVAVAKKIAGRETFKLDYHLVPITIFTGLEVASVGYTEKELSTMGIKYVKVKLPIYYLAAVKIKGGRNSFVKILLDEKSEKVFGIQVVSPNASEVISAYLPLYLGRLSFKEATSVPYPHLTVAESLRDVAEYLLGEPVHFIRK
- a CDS encoding M42 family metallopeptidase is translated as MSWREELLLLIKELTQLPGPSGYEHRVRDKVVELVKPYADRLWIDAWGNVIAVKKGKTSDRRLMLAAHMDEIGLFVSHIEDDGFLRAIPIGGVLERTLLYQRVIVVTRTGRMIRGVIGLKPPHVIKPEEAQKVPELRELFIDVGASSKEEVEKLGVRNGDIVVFDRDVSELSGNRITGKAFDDRVGVAALIKALEMMGQPEVDAYFVFTVQEEVGLKGARTSAYGITPDVALAVDVTIASDVPGVAKSEWFTRLGKGPAIKIVDGRNATGLIAHPKVVDFLVTLAEKHKIPYQLDVVPGGTTDASIIALNKDGVPAGTISIPSRYIHSPVEVLDLEDVYNASKLAAAFASEATEEWIKSLKGMVIK
- the gcvPB gene encoding aminomethyl-transferring glycine dehydrogenase subunit GcvPB, producing the protein MFRQAKWSEPLIFELSVKGRRGFLVPEPEKEVKEKVGSIKLSEDMARTIDPDLPELSEVDVMRHFTRLTEMAYGVDNGPVPLGSCTMKYNPRIAWEVASDPRILGLHPLQDEDTVQGLLEMIYEMQKWLANITGMDYCSLHPAAGAHGELAGILLIRKYHELKGQIDKKTEIIVPDSAHGTNPASAAMGGFKVVEIPSNSDGNVDLEALKSVVGESTAGLMITNPSTLGLFEENILEIARLIHSVDGLLYYDGANLNGIMGYARPGDMGFDIAHLNVHKTFGAPHGGGGPGAGPVCIKDRVVDAEKNIRLSDLLPGYYVIYDEKTGKYRLKAPGENSIGFLKAFFGNITPLIWGYTYILMMGNEGLRKVTELAVLNTNYFMKLMENVKGYEIPYGKGRFRKHEVVLSAQPMMEELGVTAEDVAKGLLDAGFYAPTIYFPLIVKEALMTEFTETETIENIEKYAERLKEISRIAYQDPKEPKKWPVNTSVGRIDLVKANHPSTVTPTWRLHLKRVKGEIK
- a CDS encoding alpha-glucosidase; translated protein: MDSTAYLREVMENLDRLRGNRKLSGLKLEKDIDQAKEAVEYSIRYMVRNNIEYAKSLREKSFEILSKVETLKQAPIPKALVDDLKLFLKYCKMSVYEFTDRIRDVRRAYRSYLWGMIIFLLLGGTYRIEFAVSAIVLAFPIILAMGGLRRRRETGLMLAYATMPLPMVIFVMMLTYAFYAFNNPEEISFIASAYGVSTEVAYLLVALVSLGSLVGLILLSYALKKLVENRYAFF
- a CDS encoding RsmB/NOP family class I SAM-dependent RNA methyltransferase gives rise to the protein MEEDVLEILKEIFVKPSEKAHELSSKYRILPYMAERYMRILGEAGAIEMLGSFEKPVKPVIRANTLRISPDRLKSSLEEKGFKLERLSWCDSAFKIIEAPEQPSPGATLEYLKGYYYLHRDSSSLLPVLLLTHEYSGDILDACAAPGGKTTFLAEKVYGKGIVYANDLVLRRLRSLIGHITRMRIENVVVTWSDARKISKVFNRKFGRILLDAPCSGEGRISVDPGRRTRTSIYELALMVKREIELLDSLIDMLDEEGIIAYSTCSIAPEENEYVVSKILDKRKDVEVVPPPVKLFEYSPWIKQYGGMVFHEELDKCVRLWPHVHGTFGFTTCLLRRTRR
- a CDS encoding inorganic phosphate transporter — its product is MLSINIIGIGVASLVAFLLAWIDGANNAGNSLGTLIGAKALPLRRALIIAGVAEFVGGVLYGGFISETILRKVVNPAAFNPISYAVGLTIAMFITFLLILAVTRRRIPFSITQTLIGVLTGFSLGNTGGRATNLALVSGLLGLWIVLPILGIVAGLLSYKLYEFFIGFKKPWMIVILVVTYFNIFSVSTVLLLTPPTGLEYYWYVLIATVLAVFNAIPIYSLIKAAGATRKLELDTGRIFPPEALALSSGMIAFTHGAHDVANSAAPLTGVIAALSLNSTPEEGLTVNPFALLLCSGGLSAGIITWGLRVARTIGEEITVLNNDSAFIANFSASVTTLFLTRMGLPSSMTGLVLGSVAGVGLAKGVGNVNLRLVIRILWYWYLGFALAFAAGLATGWALTIL
- the gcvPA gene encoding aminomethyl-transferring glycine dehydrogenase subunit GcvPA — protein: MSTHPWIPNSSHETVKKMLETIGISSVEQLFKDIPPEARISQEKWMSLEIGKGRMLSELEAKRIIEEKLSKNKIFNPPPYMGGGVYPHYVPPLVKYILSRGEFLTAYTPYQAEISQGLMQAIFEYQSLMAELLQMEVVNASMYDWASAIAEALLMSVRVKKGRRKVVVPYNVNPFHFKVIETYLWPQGVRIERVRYDREKGSIDIEDLKSKVDSETAGVYLQYPNFFGVIENAKTVGEIVREKGALYITGVYPVSLGLLKAPGEVGADIAVGDGQPFGLGLNYGGPYLGIFAVRYDQNLIRQMPGRIIGLTTTQEGGQRAFAMILQAREQHIKREKATSNICTNEALAAIGVAVYLSLLGKTGLRKLAELNYYRAHYAASRFSEIGLNRVFSGEFFNEFAVSLNGFGKTYREVHKKLLDRGVHGGLYIGHLYPELGEASLWAFTELHFKTDIDKLVDLLKEILTGGG